Proteins from a genomic interval of Rhizobium leguminosarum:
- a CDS encoding LysR family transcriptional regulator, translating to MDKLAGMAMFVRVIDNGSFAAAAEIAQVSPAMVAKHIKTIETRLGAKLIHRTTRRHQLTEVGQLYYERCKRALSEVALAEASASELQSAPRGRLRVVAPVSFGTQVLVPALIDYQNTYPHVSIELSLDNNVHDLVGEGFELGIHIGPLSDSSLVARPLTPYRRVLAASPDYLARHGRPATPEALTNHLCLGHSYWRMQDRWHLVGPGGEMRDVLISGKFSTNQGAALRMAALSGAGIALQPELLLAADIAEGRLEQVLPEWSYKPVPMSLIYAPNRRPTAMLRTVIDFLVERFG from the coding sequence GTGGACAAGCTGGCCGGCATGGCGATGTTCGTCAGGGTCATCGACAATGGCAGTTTCGCGGCAGCCGCAGAGATCGCACAAGTGTCGCCTGCCATGGTTGCCAAGCACATCAAGACGATTGAGACCCGGCTCGGGGCGAAGCTGATCCATCGCACCACGCGACGCCATCAGCTGACAGAGGTTGGCCAGCTCTATTACGAGCGCTGCAAACGTGCGCTTTCCGAAGTGGCGCTGGCCGAGGCTTCGGCGAGCGAGCTGCAATCGGCGCCGCGCGGCCGACTTCGAGTGGTTGCGCCGGTCAGCTTCGGGACGCAGGTCCTGGTGCCGGCGCTGATCGATTACCAGAACACCTATCCCCACGTCAGCATCGAGCTATCGCTCGACAACAACGTCCATGACCTCGTCGGCGAGGGGTTCGAGCTCGGTATCCACATCGGTCCGCTCTCGGACAGCAGCCTCGTCGCCCGCCCGCTCACGCCCTACCGGCGGGTTCTCGCTGCCTCGCCGGACTATCTTGCCCGCCATGGCCGGCCGGCCACGCCGGAGGCTCTGACGAACCATCTCTGCCTCGGCCACTCCTATTGGCGCATGCAGGATCGCTGGCACCTGGTCGGACCGGGAGGCGAAATGCGCGATGTGTTGATTTCCGGAAAATTCTCGACCAACCAGGGAGCGGCGTTGCGCATGGCAGCACTCAGCGGCGCGGGAATTGCGCTTCAGCCGGAACTGCTGCTCGCCGCCGATATCGCCGAAGGACGGCTCGAGCAGGTGCTGCCGGAATGGTCCTACAAGCCTGTACCGATGTCCCTCATCTATGCCCCGAACCGTCGGCCGACAGCGATGTTGCGGACGGTGATCGATTTCCTGGTGGAACGGTTTGGCTAA
- a CDS encoding FHA domain-containing protein: protein MVFSFFRGNKPSLLQTGPGGQSRSHVLDRPEMSIGRAGNADIVVDDPFLAPIHARIERQSDGGFIIRRMGLNPIMLRGEALLQTASLKAGDSFRLGKDVEFQFVVKAAAKEAPKKEASKAGDDKPKKSLLKQPAFLAGMGVAYLAIVGIIGYVILSDSGSAEGGPTAERINAEAARIPTCIKNARRMRQVSEASFNGAVGGRVGRDGDATYAALSLATEPSDDAALAKAAEPIVEAYKRTALAALASENRGNNTLAQTLYQQTYDLVPDVNCSAARFALQRRAAVKPVARR from the coding sequence ATGGTCTTTTCCTTCTTTCGTGGAAACAAGCCTAGCCTTCTGCAGACCGGTCCCGGCGGCCAGAGCCGCAGCCATGTGCTCGACCGGCCGGAAATGTCGATCGGCCGGGCGGGCAATGCCGATATCGTCGTCGACGATCCGTTCCTGGCGCCGATCCATGCGCGCATCGAGCGGCAGAGCGACGGCGGCTTCATCATTCGCCGCATGGGGCTGAACCCGATCATGCTGCGCGGCGAAGCGCTGTTGCAGACGGCCTCGCTGAAAGCCGGCGACAGCTTCCGTCTCGGCAAGGACGTCGAATTCCAATTCGTCGTCAAGGCCGCCGCCAAGGAAGCGCCGAAGAAGGAGGCCTCCAAGGCGGGTGACGACAAGCCGAAGAAGTCGCTCCTCAAACAGCCGGCCTTCCTGGCCGGCATGGGTGTCGCCTATCTCGCCATCGTCGGCATCATCGGCTACGTGATCCTCTCCGACAGCGGCAGCGCGGAGGGTGGCCCGACGGCGGAACGCATCAATGCGGAGGCCGCCCGCATTCCGACATGCATCAAGAATGCCCGGCGCATGCGCCAGGTTTCGGAGGCCAGCTTCAACGGCGCCGTCGGCGGCCGTGTCGGCAGGGATGGCGACGCAACCTATGCCGCCCTTTCGCTGGCGACCGAACCATCGGATGATGCCGCGCTGGCCAAGGCCGCCGAGCCGATCGTCGAGGCCTACAAACGCACGGCGCTCGCGGCCCTCGCCTCGGAAAACCGCGGCAACAATACGCTGGCGCAGACCCTCTACCAGCAGACCTACGATCTCGTTCCCGACGTCAACTGCTCAGCGGCGCGTTTCGCGCTGCAGCGGCGGGCTGCGGTGAAGCCGGTCGCTAGACGGTGA